The sequence tatgtatatatttattttttctttgtcTACATTCAGACATTAATACAACCGAACTCACTTTCTTGATTTGTttgtattgatatttttttagaGTAGAGTTTATTGTTTGAATTTATGTTACATTTGAAATAACATTCTTCCTATATTTTAATAGAATTGAACATATTGTATCattacataaaaaatattgttaCTTTAGATGTGTATAGACTTATCTCGTTTAGGGATATTTGGGGAAATAATTTtgatcaaactttatttttaaaaaataacaatatCTAAATGCAATTGAGTGTTTTCAAATACAGaagatcattttttttaaaaaaaatatttgatgaaTACTATTTTAATAATACCTATCTAGTTTATCACAAAGGCGTGTCCAAATCCAGGATCCAGACAGAGGAAAAGCGCGCTATGATAAATTTAGGAGGAttgaatattaaaattttcaaaaatttaaacttttttCAAGAAGATTGACGCTTCTCCCCCATTCCCACTTAAAATCTACTGCTAGACAAATCAAAAGATAATAATCACAAAACCATGAACTTGAAACTTGAAATTGCAACTTATCCACCCTCCGGCTCACACGATGTAATAAACAACGTAAATATAGTCGTTATTTTTGGGTTGATTAAGAGGCTCCAACTCCAAGAAAATCTATGAAAGTAGGTATTGTTGCACTGTTCTGATCACAATGGCTCTCTCCAGTCGATGATGGCTGATCGGTATATGATATTTCAGATGTTGACAAATTGTTCTTTGTTATTGAATCCTGCAACAATATTTCTCTTTTCATACGCCATCTCCTTTCCCGACCTGCaaatatatgaacaagattccttttatttatgctttggtTTGATTTAATTATGAACTGAGAACTTATGATATTCTGAATATTATAAGTATCATATTTATAGAAAATCGATATATTAAAGAggcatgcatgcaatttattcaGTGAAAATAGGTGGAAAGATGCAAACCAGATATTGTTGCAGAATTTTCATCCGTATTGAATCTTCTTCTGTAATAATTTGTACAATGAGAACTCCTTTTTCCgagtttcatgcatgattttgatagcTCCCTCTGTCTCCTGGCCATCGCAACGTTCCAGTGATTCTTCACTGCATTATCTGTTCTACCTGGAAAAAGCCTGGAAATCAGCGCCCATTTGTTGCCGTGTTGTGTTTGAGCCGCCATTAATCTTTCCTCTTCTTCTTCACTGAAAGCTCCTTTATTGATCTTTGGGTCCAGCCGATTATGCCATCTTAATCTGCAGCTTTTTCCTTCTCAAAAAATCAAGTAAAAGATTACAGAGAAAACAAGTGAGTAACattgttttgaaaaatatgattAGAAGATCATTACCTGATCTTCCTTTTAGTGTTTCAGCTATGAGGTTCCAGTTCTGCGGGCCGTACATGGCTACTAGTTCTCTCAGTTTGGTGTCTTCTGAAGGTTTCCAGTGCCCTCTACAACATAATTTCGACtgcttatttttgaattttttgcaatttccatctgagttttgCCCATCGATCAGGTAGACGAAACCATTTTTCTTAGATTTCTCGCCGCAGGCTTCCATTGCAGCATCATCAAAAATTCCTAAATACCCTCCCTTCAAACCGCCTCCACATCTCCTTCGAAAGTCCGCAACTTGTTCAGAATCGTTGAAAGCATCGACAGGAAAACCCATTTCACAACGTTGGCTGTTGGCGGCGGAGCAACCATTTTCTTTGTAGCGTTGCCGCGGCATGGAGATGAAATTATACGCGCACAGAAAAGATGGAAAAGGGTTGAGCTAAAAAAGACACGAAAAACCGGCTTGTTTAAGAGCACGAAAACAAAGATGGAATTATTTGAGAAAGAGAAGGAGATTTATTCACAGAAATCCACACGAATACTTAGCTCCATCTGCGGAGAGGAGGGTCTGCCACCTACATGGCTCTACCCAGTGGGCAGTAGGTATGACCCCTAGTTTGACTTATTATTACGGACTCCATTAATGCAATGTGTACCAAAAATGGGTGCAGTCTTCTTAAATTTTTGGATTTCACACGATATCGGTTCCCCTTTTTGAGGTTTTCACCAGTTTTCAAGCGGTCATTTTCCTgtgtgattaattttttttaacgaaGCTGGAACTAGCTAGCCATCGTTATCTTTCGATATATATGAGTAAATTTACTTTAATGTAAAAATTTGCAAATCAATTTAATCAAAATAGACCACAATTAATACGATAAAATTGTTTGATACGAATAATCGAACTCATAATAATTGATCAAGTACTAACGTAATCCACCAAAGCACAAGTCAGACATATCTGAAAGGGTCTGTTTGATTAATCAGTATGTTGTTTGCCTGATTTAGAGAATGGTTGAGAGCATTTTTGCTTATTTTTAAgcgatttttatatatattattttgaagTAGATGataagtaaaaataaaaagtatttgtaaataaaaatataaaactgaTATAAGCTGAAATTTGAGTTGTTGGAGAAGAATTATTACCAAACATAATTTTTGCAAAATGACAACTATATCCTTAATCTATacatcatttatttttttaattatttaaagttttgTATCCACATCATTGGcagtatatttatataattattattacattttgaatattttgtatcaaaattaatttatttttttataatatgaaTGCTTGAAAATTTATAAGTTCCCTTCAAAActcttaaaaattaatatataaataaaatttaacgtTTTACAAAATctccaaaaatatttataaaaattaagacCAGTtagaatatgatatatttttttaaaaatatgcagatatcaaaatataactttaaatcattaataaaaaaaacaaaaatagaaaaaacatgccaattttccttttagctttttttttaaaaaaaaatttacataattaatttgatttactCCTATAATATTATTCTCTAACGCTAACTATGTTGTGGTAACAGTATAATTTCATTGTCCAAAACAATACACTATTTTAACTTCTAATCTTCAAGctatttttcctttaaaatttCAGCAGTTAAATTTGGATTAAACTACGGAAGCTGcaacatttaatatttttaaataatttaatttaaaattttgcttTCAGAATTTTCTTGTTTAATTAAATACGATTTCTGCACAGTAATATAATTTCTACGAAAGTAAATTGGCGCAGTGATTATCGCTAGACTACGATTTTATACCATATTTCTCTTACCAACATATACATCAACAACTATTATAATCACTAGAACGTCGTGATACAAAACAATACATATGGTCTataaaatattctaaaaaaaaaatatggtcTATAAAAGAATAAGAAATAggtattttttataaaaaaattttaaataaaaaatatcaatttttgaaaaatttaattaGTCTAGATGTTTAACTTTAGTTATCGTTTAAGATCTTTTAACATGGGATATTTGCACACATATATGTGTaataatacatttaaaaataaaatttattttatgtatatcatatttttatataaaacataattgtattattatacatttttaaatattatttttgaatttttttatagagataaaaaattgaatttactTGATCTTTGTTAGAGGAAAAAAGATAATAGAAAATCTACATCGATAGTCATAAATACAtcgattctttttttttttttttttaaatacgtcGATTCTTTCTTCACACACACTATAATAGATATTCAAAGTCACATCCAACTAATTTCCCATTTATTGAtcgacaaaaatttgtgtgagatagtcttacgggttgtattttgtaagacgaatttcctatttgggtcatacatgaaaaagttttactttttatgctaagagtattactttttattttgaatatcggtagacttgacccgtctcacagataaaaattcgtgagaccgtctcacaagagacttactcgaattgatctcaaatttatttcaataaaatgatatatattataGAGTACGTAAGGCTAGCTACTGTTttcgataaaaatattttgaaataaatttttaaattatttactaTACTATAAAATGTGTGGAATTTAACAGTATATATTTCTTGGAAAATAATGATACTTTAATTTATAGTGTTTATATACAACGGAGCTTTACAATCATATCTCTTCATTcgaagtattttatttaatttttagtatGTATTTACCTGTTTTAAAATTAGAGATGCCAAAAATGTTAAAATTGTTCGACATGATCCGTCTAATGCGGGTTCGGGTCGGGACGTTGACCGTAACTTATCAATTCTGGGTCGATATTTTAATCCGTTACGGGTTTATTTTTATACTACTGGGCCAGCCCATTTTTTGTAGATAGAAAACAGCCTGGGCACGGTTCGTTTAagaattttaaattcattttatttatctCGCACATGGGAAATGCATCTCACTCAAAAACCGCCAAAAATTAAAAACTTCGAATTATaactttttatatttataaatcttAAAATAGATCAAACTGATTCATGAATTTTTGTTAtaatttgtattattatttgGATAAGTAATTAAACATAATATAattatgttaagttatttttagagataatatgttaattttgaaattgaattagaTATTGTGGTTATGTGtaaattatatgaaaaatattactatcTAACTGAATATGTTATTTTCGTAAAAACTAATAGGTGCTACAAAATCGAATTACTAAAAGTCCCAACATATATTAAAAAgtctcaaatttaataatatagtatataaatatatatagtatatataatataaatagatAGTATAGATATAAATATTCATAGAATGATTACAATACCTCAAATTAAGAATTTTGTTatgaaattctataaatattttaagtaataaaaatcatgcaactTCAATCTATTCtagttaattataaaattttataaaaaccaTTTCTAAAATAATTAATTCTAAATGTAGAATTATGAGAATTGgcctagtttttttttttttttttttaaatataatagtAAGTATAATTTTGTTAACGACTGGTCCGGTCAAAACCCTAGGTACTTTCTCGCACCATTGCTGAACTTGCTGAAATCCCTATCTCGCTCCCGAATTCAACCCTCCAGAATTTTTGTGCGATCCAGAGGTATAATGTTGCAATAGTTTCAATCTACATGTAACTTCGCGTGTACATCGATTATTGCTgcttattatcattattattaaattttggatcCCTGGTTCACGTCATCCTGTGACTCTTGGATCTTTTCACCCCAGAATTCTCGAGTTGTTATCTTTATGCGATGCTAACAATTGTGCTTCTTCTTTAATTATTCTTCTCTGTTCTATTGTGGGTCATCCGCTTATGACTTTTGGGTATTACCACTAGAGGGCGCTGAGTCGATTCGTAGTTTTGTGCTCTCCGAAATTTGGGCAATACTCATTTGTTTTCAGTCGAGAGAAAAGATTGCTGATTTTTTTAATCAATCTATAAATTGTAGTTTCTAGAATTACGTGCCTGTTTTTTCTCTTCCCAATATCCAGCAAGACAGGAGCCTTTGCATAGGTACGCCCCAATACTCTCATGACTTTCTCGGTGCAATGGAGATTATTGACTTTTCTGCGCTGGTGAAAAGTTGTGATCTTGGTCGGCTGTTGCTTGTCGTAACAGTTTGGGCTCTTGAAAACCTTAATTGGTGTTCTTTGGGTTATAAGTAATTCTTGGATTGAGATTCCCCTATATGGATATGTTATCAACCTTCTCAATGCTTTAATGTTTACATATGGTTATTTTTCTTTATCTGCTAATCATGTGCTTATTTGAATGTTATTAATATCTAATATCAGGATGACCGGTCAGAGGAATAACTATGGCAAACGGCCTCATTCCCATTCTGATTATGCTGAAAATAACGGGAATAAAAGAAGAAATTCTGGAAGCGATAAAGATTCATTTCATATTGGTTATGATGACACAGTGTATCGCTATTTGTGCCCAGGGAAGAAAATTGGAAGTATTATTGGAAGGGGAGgagaaattgttaaacaattaaGAATTGACACTAAATCAAAGATCCAAATTGGTGAGTCTGTTGCAGGATGCGAGGAACGAGTCATTACCATATACAGTGCTAGCAAGGAGAGTAATGACTCTGATGGATTCGATAGTCATCTTTGTCCTGCTCAAGATGCCCTTTTTAGGGTACATGATAGGATCATTGCTGAGGATGCGATGGTTGAGGACTCAGAAGAGTACGCACAAGTTACAGTTCGACTTCTGGTACCTTCTGATCAGATTGGTTGCATAATTGGGAAGGGTGGACAGATAGTTCAAAACATCCGCAGTGAAACTGGGGCACAGATTCGAATTGTAAAGGATGATCATTTGCCAGCATGTGCATTGCGTTCAGATGAACTTGTCCAGGTACTGTGGAATGCGGTGGCCTACGTAAAGCCATATATTCTTTTGTTCATATCTTGGTTAATATTCTTTTATAGTTAAGAGCCATATGGCCGTAACACTTTTCATATTCTTGGAAGTTACTATGTTACCTTAGGATGATTGGGTgatttatttcagtttttatttttttagcgCCATGTTGTTTCTTATTCTCGTTTGCAATGCTAATTTTTAGATTGTAGATCGATGATGTTCTGAGTTGCAGTCGAGTTTCAATTGGTTCCAGTGCACTATTCATTGTCATTCCTTGTCGTTCTTGATAAATGCTTACAATTCAACTCAAACCATATTTGAGTCCAATTATCCTTCCTCTTTCCTTGCCTTGTAGATATCAGGTGATGCTTCTGTGGTGAAGAAAGCTCTGTATGAGATTGCATCTCGCCTACATGACAATCCTTCTCGATCTCAGCATTTACTTTCTTCTTCTGCTCGTACTGGGTATCCTTCTGGTGGTTCAGTATTGGGTTCCAGTGCTGGTGCTCCAATAATGGGATTAACTCCACTTGTTGGGCTCTATGGGGGATACAAGGGTGAAAGATCTGAGTGGCCTCAGTCTCTTTACTCAGCTCCTAGGAATGAAACATCTTCAAGAGAATTCTCAATTCGCTTGGTGTGTCCAACTGCTAATATAGGGGGTTGTCATTGGCAAGGGAGGCACGGTAATCAACCAAGTAAGGCAAGATTCTGGGGCAACTGTTAAAGTTGATAGCTCTGCTGCTGAGGGAGATGATTGCTTGATATCTATCTCTGCAAAAGAGGTAATTTTTAGTTTAATCATCTGAATCGAGGTTTTGGTGTATTAGCTTTTATTCACATATATTCTTGTGCTGTGTTGGTTCAGATTTTTGAAGATACGTTTTCTCCGGCAATCGATGCTGCTATACGATTGCAGCCCAGGTGCAGTGAAAAAGTCGAAAGAGACTCTGGTCTTGTTTCTTTTATGACCAGGTTACTTGTTCCTACTTCTCGAATTGGCTGTCTCATTGGAAAAGGAGGGTCCATAATTTCGGAGATGAGGAAAGTGACCAAGGCTAATATTCGCATTGTGTCGAAAGAAAACCTGCCTAAGGTTGCTTCTGAAGATGATGAAATGGTTCAGGTGAACTGATAGGAATTGTTGTGGTTTTTAATAATTAGCATCAAGTGCACTTTCTACGTTTAAGCGTAATGGGTGTCAGCATGTACCCTTTCTACTTGTTAAGTAACTGGTATCTTCTTTGGAATATGTGTGATTGCTATTGCATTACTCTATTTTAAGTTTCTTAAGATTATGTCAATTGCTAGAGTAATTATGAGAAGATAAATTCGGTGTATGCTTTTAATGTCTCTGGTCTCTCCCCATCCTAGCAGAACTagtgtaaaataaaaattagccATGCAAATGAGGAAGCAGAAGCACAAGCAATGGATCATCTAGGACCGTAAAAGAAATAATTGAATGTAGCTAATGTTGTGCTTTACCTTTCGCAGATTTCTGGAGATCCTGATATTGCCAAGGCTGCTCTTATACAAGTAATGTCACGTTTGAGGGCTAATGTTTTTGAGAAGGAGGGCGCTA comes from Primulina tabacum isolate GXHZ01 unplaced genomic scaffold, ASM2559414v2 Contig542, whole genome shotgun sequence and encodes:
- the LOC142534493 gene encoding transcription factor MYB119-like, translated to MEACGEKSKKNGFVYLIDGQNSDGNCKKFKNKQSKLCCRGHWKPSEDTKLRELVAMYGPQNWNLIAETLKGRSGKSCRLRWHNRLDPKINKGAFSEEEEERLMAAQTQHGNKWALISRLFPGRTDNAVKNHWNVAMARRQRELSKSCMKLGKRSSHCTNYYRRRFNTDENSATISGRERRWRMKREILLQDSITKNNLSTSEISYTDQPSSTGESHCDQNSATIPTFIDFLGVGAS